The following are encoded in a window of Lichenicola cladoniae genomic DNA:
- a CDS encoding iron ABC transporter substrate-binding protein, protein MRLPSTKASSPLMCALLASIALGTLGGGVALAETLTLYSAQHEQMVNQITDAFTKQTGIKVRTRFGEAPEIASQIVQEGKASPADIYFTENSPELVLLDGKNLLSPVDATTLADMPSRYNAETGHWLGVLVRENVLAFNPSMIAADKLPVSLLDLARPAWKGRVAIAPADADFLPLVEAIVKLKNRATALAWLKALKVNAQVFDDDEAVVAAVDRGAVATGIINNYYWARLHQEKGAATKSEIHHFAGGDVGALINVSGAAVLKTSKHQAASQKFLAFLISKPIQTMLGSGNVDFEYPLAKGVKANPILKPFDQLQPPAISIKDLGDDQDAALLLREAGLL, encoded by the coding sequence ATGCGTCTACCGTCGACCAAGGCCTCCTCACCGCTCATGTGCGCCTTGCTGGCATCGATAGCCCTCGGCACGCTCGGCGGCGGAGTTGCCCTGGCCGAGACGCTCACGCTCTACAGCGCGCAGCACGAGCAGATGGTCAACCAGATCACCGATGCCTTCACCAAGCAGACCGGCATCAAGGTCCGTACCCGCTTCGGCGAGGCGCCCGAGATCGCCAGCCAGATCGTGCAGGAGGGCAAGGCCTCGCCGGCCGATATCTACTTTACCGAGAACTCGCCCGAACTGGTGCTGCTCGATGGAAAGAACCTGCTGTCGCCTGTCGATGCCACAACGCTCGCCGACATGCCGAGCCGCTATAATGCGGAGACCGGGCACTGGCTCGGTGTGCTCGTGCGCGAGAACGTGCTGGCGTTCAACCCATCGATGATCGCTGCCGACAAGCTGCCGGTCTCTCTGCTCGATCTGGCTCGTCCGGCCTGGAAAGGCCGTGTCGCGATCGCGCCGGCGGACGCCGACTTCCTGCCCCTGGTCGAGGCCATCGTGAAGCTGAAGAACCGTGCCACCGCCCTGGCCTGGCTCAAGGCGCTCAAGGTCAACGCCCAGGTGTTCGACGATGACGAGGCCGTGGTCGCCGCCGTCGATCGTGGCGCAGTGGCGACCGGGATCATCAACAACTACTACTGGGCGCGCCTGCACCAGGAGAAGGGTGCGGCTACCAAGAGCGAGATCCATCACTTCGCCGGCGGCGATGTCGGTGCGCTGATCAACGTGTCCGGCGCGGCCGTACTCAAGACCTCGAAGCACCAGGCAGCTTCCCAGAAGTTCCTGGCGTTCCTGATCAGCAAGCCGATCCAGACCATGCTCGGCAGCGGCAATGTCGATTTCGAATATCCGCTGGCCAAGGGCGTGAAGGCAAACCCGATCCTGAAGCCGTTCGACCAGCTCCAGCCGCCCGCCATCTCGATTAAGGATCTCGGCGACGACCAGGATGCGGCGCTGCTGCTGCGTGAGGCCGGCCTGCTCTAG
- a CDS encoding ABC transporter permease, whose protein sequence is MHRLILGAALRRRRQGLRRAPALLLACATVGALLVLLPLAVTVLEATGVAGSEAVSLLWRPLVGELLLNTIGLVFASVVVTSVVGVTCAWLVERTDLPGRRAFAVLAAVPLAIPPFITSYAWVSLSSNLQDFTGALLVVGSAYMPLVYLPVAAALRGMDPAIEESGRVLGLGPWRCFIRLVMPQLRPALLGGMLLVALNVLVEFGAFALLRYRTFTTQLYAQYRTGLAGPSSALLATVLILLCLLCLALELKVRGGSTYASLTRGARRSPSRYHLGWTMLPALLFFVALAFATIGVPLGMIVFWLTQHNSAATSAAGVSWPLLLQATAGSLSLALAGAALTLLLALPLGFLSVRYPGRAATVLERIAYLGQGVPGIVVALALVTLAINLLQPLYQSAPLLVVAYAILFLPLALVSVRAAFTQAQSRLEDAGRVLGLGPFAVARRIVLPLAAPGLGAAGALVFVAIVTELTTTLLLSPIGTQTLATQVWADTTTLAFAAAAPYAATMVALSLISTWILARRFGRSAGIIPVG, encoded by the coding sequence ATGCATCGACTTATCCTTGGCGCGGCACTGCGGCGGCGGCGGCAGGGCCTTCGTCGCGCACCGGCGCTGCTTCTGGCCTGCGCCACCGTCGGTGCTCTGCTCGTCCTGCTGCCGCTGGCGGTCACGGTGCTGGAAGCAACCGGCGTCGCGGGGTCCGAAGCGGTCTCGCTCCTGTGGCGACCGCTGGTCGGCGAGCTGCTGCTCAACACGATCGGGCTCGTGTTTGCGTCGGTGGTGGTCACGTCGGTGGTCGGCGTGACCTGCGCCTGGCTGGTCGAGCGCACCGACCTGCCGGGACGGCGTGCCTTCGCGGTGCTGGCGGCGGTGCCGCTGGCGATCCCGCCCTTCATCACCAGCTACGCCTGGGTGTCGCTCAGCTCGAACCTGCAGGATTTCACCGGCGCGCTTCTGGTAGTGGGGTCGGCCTACATGCCGCTGGTCTATCTTCCGGTCGCCGCCGCGCTGCGCGGCATGGACCCGGCGATCGAGGAGAGTGGCCGCGTGCTGGGCCTGGGTCCCTGGCGCTGCTTCATCCGCCTGGTCATGCCGCAGCTGCGGCCGGCGCTGCTTGGCGGCATGCTGCTGGTGGCCCTGAACGTGCTGGTGGAGTTCGGTGCCTTCGCGCTGCTCCGCTACCGGACCTTCACCACCCAGCTCTACGCCCAATATCGGACCGGCCTGGCCGGTCCCAGTTCGGCGTTGCTGGCGACGGTCCTGATCCTGCTGTGCCTGCTGTGCCTCGCGCTGGAGCTGAAGGTGCGCGGTGGCAGCACCTACGCATCGCTCACCCGCGGCGCACGCCGGTCGCCATCCCGCTACCATCTGGGGTGGACCATGCTGCCGGCCTTGCTGTTCTTCGTGGCGCTGGCCTTCGCCACGATCGGTGTGCCGCTCGGCATGATCGTGTTCTGGCTGACCCAGCATAATTCGGCAGCAACCTCGGCTGCCGGCGTCTCCTGGCCGTTGCTGCTGCAGGCGACCGCCGGCTCGCTGTCGCTGGCCCTGGCGGGAGCGGCGCTGACCCTCCTCCTCGCATTGCCGCTCGGCTTCCTGTCGGTGCGCTATCCCGGCCGTGCCGCGACCGTTCTGGAACGCATCGCCTATCTCGGCCAGGGCGTGCCGGGGATCGTGGTGGCGCTGGCGCTGGTGACGCTGGCGATCAACCTGCTGCAACCGCTGTATCAGAGCGCGCCGCTGCTGGTCGTGGCCTACGCGATCCTGTTCCTGCCGCTGGCGCTGGTCAGCGTAAGGGCGGCATTCACCCAGGCGCAATCCAGGCTGGAGGATGCCGGCCGGGTGCTCGGGCTCGGACCGTTCGCTGTGGCCCGGCGTATCGTGCTGCCGCTGGCCGCACCCGGCCTCGGGGCGGCCGGCGCGCTGGTGTTCGTGGCGATCGTCACCGAGCTGACCACCACCCTGCTGCTATCGCCGATCGGCACCCAGACCCTGGCGACGCAGGTCTGGGCCGACACCACCACGCTCGCCTTCGCGGCCGCGGCACCCTATGCGGCGACGATGGTGGCACTCTCGCTGATCTCGACCTGGATCCTGGCGCGTCGGTTCGGCAGAAGTGCCGGCATTATCCCGGTGGGATAG
- a CDS encoding ABC transporter ATP-binding protein, whose product MSALAIRGLSKSFGDVPVLHQLELEVEQGSLVAILGASGGGKTTLLRLICGFERQDAGTISIGGQLASGPDLHRRPEQRLIGYVAQDGALFPHLSVGRNILFGLDRNARREHRRAEALLELVGLPISYAARPPQELSGGEQQRVALARALAPAPSLVLLDEPFSALDAALRAGTRRAVADALSRAGATALLVTHDQSEALSMGDRVGVLRHGRLVQIAAPSELYCHPVDAELARFVGEAVLMEGHVTGPSVACALGRLVLASATPDGPVMVMVRPEQIVVGPLSGSGCDARIASVSYYGHDASLGLVLPMLETPLLARVGGAQALSFRDGDAVRLSVEGTVVAFPRTPGQ is encoded by the coding sequence ATGTCCGCGCTCGCGATCCGGGGCCTGTCCAAATCGTTCGGCGACGTGCCGGTTCTGCACCAGCTCGAGCTCGAGGTGGAGCAGGGCAGCCTGGTTGCCATCCTGGGTGCATCCGGTGGCGGCAAGACCACGCTGCTGCGGCTGATCTGCGGCTTCGAGCGCCAGGATGCAGGCACCATCTCGATCGGCGGCCAGTTGGCGTCCGGCCCGGATCTGCATCGCCGGCCGGAGCAGCGGCTCATCGGCTATGTGGCGCAGGACGGCGCCTTGTTCCCGCATCTGTCGGTGGGCCGCAACATCCTGTTCGGGCTCGACCGGAACGCCCGTCGCGAACACCGCCGGGCCGAGGCGCTGCTCGAGCTGGTGGGCCTGCCGATTTCCTATGCCGCGCGGCCGCCGCAGGAATTGTCCGGTGGCGAGCAGCAGCGGGTGGCACTGGCCCGGGCGCTGGCGCCGGCACCCAGCCTGGTCCTGCTCGACGAACCGTTCTCGGCGCTCGATGCCGCCTTGAGGGCCGGCACCCGGCGCGCGGTCGCCGATGCGCTGTCCCGCGCCGGTGCCACCGCGCTGCTGGTGACGCACGACCAGTCCGAGGCGCTGTCGATGGGCGACCGGGTCGGCGTGCTGCGACACGGGCGACTTGTGCAGATTGCTGCCCCGTCCGAGCTCTATTGCCATCCGGTCGACGCCGAACTGGCTCGTTTCGTTGGCGAAGCCGTGCTGATGGAGGGTCATGTCACCGGACCCAGTGTCGCGTGCGCGCTCGGTCGCCTGGTCCTGGCTTCGGCCACGCCGGATGGCCCGGTCATGGTCATGGTGCGGCCGGAACAGATCGTCGTCGGCCCGCTATCCGGTTCCGGCTGCGACGCACGCATCGCGTCGGTTTCCTATTACGGTCACGATGCCAGCCTCGGCCTCGTGCTGCCGATGCTAGAGACGCCGTTGCTGGCCCGGGTCGGCGGTGCGCAGGCGCTGTCATTCCGGGATGGCGATGCGGTGCGCCTGTCGGTCGAGGGTACGGTGGTGGCGTTCCCGCGAACCCCTGGACAGTGA
- a CDS encoding sensor histidine kinase, which yields MRESFECVADSVTAFAIFTQDRAGIVTSWNMGAERLTGYRDAEILGRISNVIFTPEDNAAGIPEAERAQAMLDGRAEDERWHLRKNGSRFWGSGLLIPLAGPDAGFVKILRDLTERHVTAKRLRENEELFRVLATNVPQLVFRTRTTGDRTWGSPQWIEFTGLDLEHSLKFGWLSAIHPDDREATVAAWSAAQEGGDYSIEHRIRRAVDGAYRWHQTRARQIESGDAVAGEMVGTSTDIHDMRNLRERQEILLAELQHRTRNLLAVVRSIAGQTLRASASLQEFDAEFGERLAALGRVQGLLARTDHQALDLGTLVEAELAAHADGRRAADKVHIEGPPAVVSAGAAQALTLALHELATNAVKYGALGQPSGQLSVTWRTEGVDAKRIVLDWRESGVVMPAGEPRRKGYGSELIERALPYQLRAHTRLQFGPDGVHCHISVPVAATGTGAGLD from the coding sequence ATGCGCGAATCGTTCGAGTGCGTTGCCGACAGCGTCACTGCGTTTGCGATCTTCACACAGGACCGGGCCGGCATCGTCACAAGCTGGAATATGGGTGCCGAGCGCCTAACCGGCTATCGGGATGCGGAAATCCTGGGCCGGATCTCGAACGTGATCTTCACGCCGGAAGATAATGCTGCCGGCATACCGGAGGCCGAGCGGGCCCAGGCCATGCTGGACGGGCGGGCCGAGGATGAGCGCTGGCATTTGCGCAAGAACGGCTCGCGCTTCTGGGGATCAGGGCTGCTGATCCCGCTCGCCGGTCCGGATGCCGGCTTCGTCAAGATCCTGCGCGATCTGACCGAGCGGCACGTCACGGCAAAGCGGCTGCGCGAGAACGAGGAATTGTTCCGCGTGCTTGCGACCAACGTGCCGCAACTGGTGTTCCGAACCCGGACAACGGGCGATCGCACCTGGGGCAGCCCGCAATGGATCGAGTTTACCGGACTGGACCTCGAGCACAGCCTGAAGTTCGGCTGGCTGAGCGCGATTCACCCGGACGATCGCGAGGCGACGGTCGCCGCCTGGAGTGCAGCGCAGGAAGGCGGCGACTACAGTATCGAGCACCGTATTCGCCGGGCAGTCGACGGTGCGTATCGCTGGCACCAGACCCGAGCGAGGCAGATCGAAAGTGGCGATGCCGTCGCCGGTGAAATGGTCGGCACGTCCACCGATATCCACGATATGCGGAACCTCCGCGAGCGGCAGGAAATTCTGCTGGCCGAGCTTCAGCATCGCACGCGCAACCTGCTGGCCGTGGTGCGCTCGATCGCCGGGCAGACGCTGCGTGCGAGCGCCTCGCTTCAGGAATTCGATGCCGAATTCGGCGAGAGGCTGGCAGCGCTCGGTCGGGTGCAGGGCCTGCTTGCGCGGACCGACCATCAGGCCCTGGACCTGGGCACGTTGGTCGAAGCCGAACTCGCGGCTCATGCCGATGGCCGCCGGGCCGCGGACAAGGTACATATCGAGGGGCCCCCGGCGGTCGTGTCGGCCGGAGCGGCGCAGGCGCTCACACTGGCCCTGCACGAGCTTGCCACCAATGCGGTGAAGTATGGCGCGCTGGGGCAGCCATCGGGACAGCTCTCGGTCACATGGCGCACGGAGGGAGTCGACGCGAAACGGATCGTGCTCGACTGGCGCGAGAGCGGCGTCGTCATGCCGGCCGGCGAGCCACGAAGGAAAGGTTATGGCAGCGAATTGATCGAGCGCGCGCTGCCCTACCAGTTGCGGGCCCACACGAGACTGCAGTTTGGCCCGGACGGCGTTCACTGCCATATCTCTGTACCGGTTGCAGCGACCGGGACGGGGGCGGGCCTTGACTGA
- a CDS encoding response regulator, translating into MVVEDDYLVAIEVAGALEDCGAQIVGMAGSIKDAQALIAAEHHRLDGAVLDVNLDGDRVYPVADTLMELGIPFVFATGYDLWIIPDTYAAIPRCEKPIRVAALTRLLAAQIAKSHLPVARSTLPPITSGTERV; encoded by the coding sequence ATGGTCGTCGAGGACGACTACCTGGTCGCTATCGAGGTCGCCGGCGCGCTCGAGGATTGCGGCGCCCAGATCGTGGGAATGGCGGGCTCCATCAAGGATGCGCAGGCGCTGATCGCCGCCGAACATCATCGGCTGGACGGCGCGGTGCTCGACGTGAACCTCGACGGCGACCGTGTCTATCCGGTTGCCGACACGCTGATGGAACTGGGGATTCCGTTCGTTTTCGCCACCGGCTATGATTTGTGGATCATCCCCGACACCTATGCCGCCATTCCCCGGTGCGAGAAGCCGATCCGCGTGGCGGCCCTGACGCGCCTGCTTGCCGCGCAGATCGCCAAATCACACCTGCCCGTGGCGCGATCGACCCTGCCTCCGATCACATCGGGCACGGAGAGGGTCTGA
- a CDS encoding DUF72 domain-containing protein produces MAKNANKAGTVRTGIGGWVYPAWRETFYPPSVKPAEQLAYASSNLATIEINGTFYRTQTPASFAKWRDETPDGFLFSVKAARGAAQRKDPAEAAPSITRFLESGLTELGDKLGPILWQLPPTRVFDAGVVAQYLDLLPETLGGLRLRHVIEAQHASFASPEALALLTERGIARAMVETSKSDLVEAITAGFVYLRLERTEDAEPAGYAPADLDRWASRLADFSADGRDVFAYVISGAKHRAPAAAMALAERLA; encoded by the coding sequence ATGGCGAAGAATGCGAACAAGGCCGGCACGGTCCGGACCGGCATTGGTGGCTGGGTCTATCCGGCGTGGCGGGAGACCTTCTACCCGCCCTCGGTGAAGCCCGCCGAGCAGCTTGCCTATGCGTCCTCGAACCTCGCCACGATCGAGATCAACGGGACGTTCTACCGGACCCAGACACCTGCGAGCTTCGCGAAATGGCGGGATGAAACACCGGACGGGTTCTTGTTCTCGGTGAAGGCGGCGCGCGGTGCGGCGCAGCGCAAGGACCCGGCCGAGGCCGCGCCCTCGATCACCCGGTTCCTGGAGTCGGGCCTTACCGAACTGGGCGACAAGCTTGGCCCGATCCTGTGGCAGCTGCCGCCCACGCGGGTTTTCGATGCTGGGGTCGTCGCGCAGTATCTCGATCTGTTGCCGGAAACGCTCGGCGGGCTGCGTCTGCGCCACGTGATCGAGGCGCAGCACGCGAGCTTCGCGTCGCCCGAGGCGCTGGCACTTCTGACCGAGCGGGGTATCGCGCGCGCGATGGTCGAGACGAGCAAGAGCGACCTGGTCGAGGCCATCACCGCCGGGTTCGTCTATCTGCGGCTGGAACGCACCGAGGATGCCGAGCCGGCCGGTTACGCGCCGGCCGACCTGGATCGCTGGGCCAGCCGCCTGGCCGACTTCTCCGCCGATGGGCGCGACGTGTTCGCCTATGTCATTTCCGGCGCCAAGCATCGCGCACCGGCTGCCGCGATGGCGCTCGCGGAGCGGCTCGCCTGA
- a CDS encoding TonB-dependent receptor — MQTSLLAAGILLTTIGTAALQLSPASADEPTEIVMVHPDDAGAAAIDVPSMQKADASEPASVVGRAALDRYVAPTGNYADAVRLTPSVMDVSPNGPGLGEAQILTIRGFTDGQYNVTYDGIPFADSDDFTHHSSAYFTMRDLSSVTVDRGPGDAATIGDATFGGTVALRSLGTSGPGTIAPAGSLGSFATRTGGLLLKSGAGSLPGGASGVFDVEAVQSKGALDGAAQRRATVFGKLVVPLAPSVTLTLVGNAGRTVQNEPPGATREQIAVFGPATALNDDPRSQAYGGYSGSAYRTDMSYAALDVALPDGSTLTDTLYSYGLDRHLGHGLDPNGETPNGTALGIDHVPGQMGRIGLRAWGDVLHATRRLSTGLSLDAGAWIERQTNARSLVEVDETEGGALNPVLAVVRGVPGSGAIDRMQRETLLTLQPYAQLDWQVRRWLDITAGLKGAWFDRDIAADVMQGTRQPTRVDRAFGAVLPSVTARARLDPELSLYAQVARGFLAPQLQLFDVSNPRTAAISPENTWNFQVGATWSGPGLAIAADLYEIVFDNAVGVRTVGGESEDFAEGRIVYRGIEAEGSRQLGFGLSLYGSGSLNQAHQSASAGGVSGPAPTTPQATLAAGLTYARNGVSASVIDRWVGGSYGDVGRAQWIDPTNQLDISAATTLARRGAAPIEIKAQIFNLLDSRRINGLAGYTVAANMPLFWTQPERSIFLGAGVKF, encoded by the coding sequence ATGCAGACCTCGCTCCTGGCCGCCGGCATCCTCCTGACGACCATCGGGACGGCCGCGCTGCAGCTTTCCCCCGCCTCTGCCGATGAACCCACCGAAATCGTCATGGTGCACCCGGACGATGCCGGCGCTGCGGCCATCGATGTCCCGAGCATGCAGAAGGCGGATGCGAGCGAACCCGCTTCCGTGGTCGGCCGCGCGGCGCTCGATCGCTACGTCGCCCCGACCGGCAACTACGCCGATGCGGTCCGGCTGACGCCTTCGGTCATGGATGTCTCCCCCAATGGTCCCGGACTCGGAGAGGCGCAGATCCTGACGATACGCGGTTTTACCGACGGCCAGTACAACGTGACCTACGACGGCATCCCGTTCGCCGACAGCGACGATTTCACCCATCATAGTTCGGCCTATTTCACGATGCGCGACTTATCCAGCGTCACGGTCGATCGCGGGCCGGGCGATGCCGCGACGATCGGCGATGCGACGTTCGGCGGCACCGTCGCGCTCCGCTCGCTGGGCACGTCCGGCCCAGGCACGATCGCGCCCGCCGGGTCCCTCGGATCTTTCGCTACACGGACCGGCGGCCTGTTGCTGAAGTCGGGAGCGGGGAGCCTGCCTGGCGGCGCGTCGGGCGTGTTCGATGTCGAGGCAGTGCAGAGCAAGGGTGCGCTCGACGGCGCTGCGCAACGGCGCGCCACCGTGTTCGGGAAGCTCGTCGTGCCGCTGGCGCCATCGGTCACGCTGACGCTCGTCGGCAATGCCGGCCGTACGGTCCAGAACGAGCCGCCCGGTGCGACGCGCGAGCAGATCGCGGTATTCGGGCCGGCTACGGCGCTGAACGACGATCCGCGGTCGCAGGCCTATGGGGGCTATAGCGGCTCGGCGTATCGCACCGACATGTCCTATGCGGCACTCGATGTCGCGCTGCCGGACGGGTCCACCCTGACCGATACGCTCTACAGCTACGGTCTCGACCGACATCTCGGCCATGGGCTCGATCCGAACGGCGAGACGCCGAACGGCACCGCGCTCGGGATCGACCACGTGCCCGGGCAGATGGGCCGCATCGGGTTGCGTGCCTGGGGCGACGTGCTCCATGCGACCAGGAGGCTTTCGACCGGCCTGTCGCTGGATGCGGGTGCCTGGATCGAGCGGCAGACCAATGCCCGCAGTCTGGTCGAGGTCGACGAGACCGAAGGCGGCGCGCTCAACCCGGTGCTGGCGGTCGTTCGGGGTGTGCCGGGTTCGGGCGCGATCGACCGGATGCAGCGGGAAACGCTTCTCACGCTGCAACCCTATGCCCAGCTCGACTGGCAGGTGCGCCGATGGCTCGACATCACGGCCGGCCTCAAAGGCGCATGGTTCGATCGTGATATTGCGGCAGACGTCATGCAGGGTACCCGCCAGCCGACCCGGGTCGACCGTGCGTTCGGTGCGGTCCTGCCATCCGTCACCGCACGGGCTCGCCTCGACCCGGAACTGAGCCTTTACGCGCAGGTGGCAAGGGGATTCCTGGCGCCGCAACTCCAGCTGTTCGATGTCAGCAACCCGCGGACGGCGGCTATATCGCCGGAGAATACCTGGAATTTCCAGGTCGGCGCGACGTGGTCCGGACCGGGACTGGCGATCGCGGCCGACCTCTACGAGATCGTTTTCGACAATGCCGTGGGCGTACGGACTGTGGGCGGAGAGAGCGAGGATTTCGCGGAAGGGCGCATCGTCTATCGCGGCATCGAGGCGGAGGGCTCCCGTCAGCTCGGGTTCGGACTGAGCCTGTATGGAAGCGGTTCGCTCAACCAGGCACATCAATCTGCGAGCGCCGGCGGTGTCTCGGGTCCGGCGCCGACGACACCCCAGGCAACGCTTGCCGCCGGATTGACCTATGCCCGCAACGGGGTGAGCGCGTCGGTCATCGATCGCTGGGTCGGCGGCTCCTATGGCGATGTCGGGCGTGCGCAATGGATCGACCCCACCAACCAGCTCGATATTTCCGCCGCCACGACCCTGGCTCGCCGGGGTGCCGCACCGATCGAGATCAAGGCACAGATTTTCAACCTGCTC